Proteins encoded within one genomic window of Manis pentadactyla isolate mManPen7 chromosome 4, mManPen7.hap1, whole genome shotgun sequence:
- the PRPF3 gene encoding U4/U6 small nuclear ribonucleoprotein Prp3 isoform X1 codes for MALSKRELDELKPWIEKTVKRVLGFSEPTVVTAALNCVGKGMDKKKAADHLKPFLDDSTLRFVDKLFEAVEEGRSSRHSKSSSDRSRKRELKEVFGDDSEISKESSGVKKRRIPRFEEVEEEPEVIPGPPSESPGMLTKLQIKQMMEAATRQIEERKKQLSFISPPTPQPKTPSSSQPERLPIGNTIQPSQAATFMNDAIEKARKAAELQARIQAQLALKPGLIGNANMVGLANLHAMGIAPPKVELKDQTKPTPLILDEQGRTVDATGKEIELTHRMPTLKANIRAVKREQFKQQLKEKPSEDMESNTFFDPRVSIAPSQRQRRTFKFHDKGKFEKIAQRLRTKAQLEKLQAEISQAARKTGIHTSTRLALIAPKKELKEGDIPEIEWWDSYIIPNGFDLTEENPKREDYFGITNLVEHPAQLNPPVDNDTPVTLGVYLTKKEQKKLRRQTRREAQKELQEKVRLGLMPPPEPKVRISNLMRVLGTEAVQDPTKVEAHVRAQMAKRQKAHEEANAARKLTAEQRKVKKIKKLKEDISQGVHISVYRVRNLSNPAKKFKIEANAGQLYLTGVVVLHKDVNVVVVEGGPKAQKKFKRLMLHRIKWDEQTSNTKGDDDEESDEEAVKKTNKCVLVWEGTAKDRSFGEMKFKQCPTENMAREHFKKHCAEHYWDLALSESVLESTD; via the exons ATGGCACTGTCTAAGAGGGAGCTAGATGAGCTGAAACCATGGATAGAGAAGACAGTAAAGAGGGTGCTGGGTTTTTCAGAACCCACAGTGGTCACCGCAGCACTAAACTGTGTGGGGAAGGGCATGGACAAGAAGAAGGCAGCTG acCATCTGAAACCTTTTCTTGATGATTCTACTCTCCGATTTGTGGACAAACTGTTTGAGGCTGTGGAGGAAGGCCGAAGCTCTAGGCATTCCAAATCTAGCAGTGACAGGAGCAGAAAACGGGAGCTAAAG GAAGTGTTTGGTGATGACTCTGAGATCTCCAAGGAATCATCAGGAGTAAAGAAGCGACGGATACCCCGTTTTGAGGAGGTGGAAGAGGAGCCAGAAGTGATCCCTGGGCCTCCCTCAGAGAGTCCTGGCATGCTGACTAAGCTCCAG ATCAAACAGATGATGGAGGCAGCAACACGGCAAATCGAGGAGAGGAAAAAACAACTGAGCTTCATTAGCCCCCCTACACCTCAG CCAAAGACTCCTTCCTCCTCCCAACCAGAGCGACTTCCAATTGGCAACACTATTCAGCCATCACAGGCTGCCACTTTCATGAATGATGCCATTGAGAAGGCCAGGAAAGCAGCTGAACTACAGGCCCGCATCCAAGCCCAGCTGGCACTGAAGCCAGGCCTCATTGGCAATGCCAACATGGTGGGCTTGGCCAATCTCCATGCCATGGGTATTGCTCCCCC GAAAGTGGAGTTAAAAGATCAAACTAAACCTACACCACTGATTTTGGATGAGCAAGGTCGCACTGTAGATGCAACAGGCAAGGAGATTGAGCTGACGCACCGCATGCCTACTCTGAAGGCCAATATTCGTGCTGTGAAGAGAGAACAATTCAAGCAACAGCTGAAAGAAAAGCCATCAGAAGACATGGAGTCTAATACCTTTTTTGACCCCCGAGTCTCAATTGCCCCTTCACAGCGCCAGAGACGCACTTTTAAGTTCCATGACAAGGGCAAATTTGAGAAGATTGCCCAACGATTACGGACAAAG GCTCAACTGGAGAAGCTGCAGGCAGAGATCTCACAGGCAGCTCGAAAAACTGGCATCCATACTTCAACTAGGCTCGCCCTCATTGCTCCTAAGAAGGAGTTAAAGGAAGGAGATATTCCTGAAATTGAGTGGTGGGACTCTTATATCATCCCCAATGGCTTTGACCT TACAGAGGAAAATCCCAAGAGAGAAGATTATTTTGGAATCACAAATCTTGTTGAACATCCGGCCCAGCTGAACCCTCCAG TTGACAATGACACACCTGTTACTCTGGGGGTGTATCTTACCAAGAAGGAACAGAAGAAACTTCGAAGGCAAACAAGGAGGGAAGCACAGAAGGAACTACAAGAAAAAGTCAGGCTGGGTCTGATGCCTCCTCCAGAACCCAAAG TGAGAATTTCAAATTTGATGCGAGTATTAGGAACAGAAGCTGTTCAAGACCCCACGAAGGTAGAAGCCCATGTCAGAGCTCAGATGGCAAAAAGACAGAA AGCACATGAAGAGGCCAACGCTGCCCGAAAACTTACAGCAGAACAGAGAAaggtcaagaaaattaaaaagcttaAAGAAGACATTTCACAGGGGGTACACATATCTGTATATAG AGTTCGAAATTTGAGCAACCCAGCCAAGAAGTTCAAGATTGAGGCCAATGCTGGGCAACTGTACCTGACAGGGGTGGTGGTACTGCACAAGGATGTCAACGTGGTAGTAGTGGAAGGGG GCCCCAAGGCCCAGAAGAAATTTAAGCGTCTTATGCTGCATCGAATAAAGTGGGATGAACAGACATCTAACACAAAGGGAGATG ATGATGAGGAATCTGATGAGGAAGCTGTGAAGAAAACCAACAAATGTGTTCTAGTCTGGGAG GGTACGGCCAAAGACCGGAGCTTTGGGGAGATGAAGTTCAAACAGTGCCCTACAGAGAACATGGCTCGAGAGCACTTCAAAAAGCATTGCGCTGAACACTATTGGGACCTTGCGCTGAGTGAATCTGTGTTGGAGTCTACCGACTAA
- the PRPF3 gene encoding U4/U6 small nuclear ribonucleoprotein Prp3 isoform X2, whose protein sequence is MLTKLQIKQMMEAATRQIEERKKQLSFISPPTPQPKTPSSSQPERLPIGNTIQPSQAATFMNDAIEKARKAAELQARIQAQLALKPGLIGNANMVGLANLHAMGIAPPKVELKDQTKPTPLILDEQGRTVDATGKEIELTHRMPTLKANIRAVKREQFKQQLKEKPSEDMESNTFFDPRVSIAPSQRQRRTFKFHDKGKFEKIAQRLRTKAQLEKLQAEISQAARKTGIHTSTRLALIAPKKELKEGDIPEIEWWDSYIIPNGFDLTEENPKREDYFGITNLVEHPAQLNPPVDNDTPVTLGVYLTKKEQKKLRRQTRREAQKELQEKVRLGLMPPPEPKVRISNLMRVLGTEAVQDPTKVEAHVRAQMAKRQKAHEEANAARKLTAEQRKVKKIKKLKEDISQGVHISVYRVRNLSNPAKKFKIEANAGQLYLTGVVVLHKDVNVVVVEGGPKAQKKFKRLMLHRIKWDEQTSNTKGDDDEESDEEAVKKTNKCVLVWEGTAKDRSFGEMKFKQCPTENMAREHFKKHCAEHYWDLALSESVLESTD, encoded by the exons ATGCTGACTAAGCTCCAG ATCAAACAGATGATGGAGGCAGCAACACGGCAAATCGAGGAGAGGAAAAAACAACTGAGCTTCATTAGCCCCCCTACACCTCAG CCAAAGACTCCTTCCTCCTCCCAACCAGAGCGACTTCCAATTGGCAACACTATTCAGCCATCACAGGCTGCCACTTTCATGAATGATGCCATTGAGAAGGCCAGGAAAGCAGCTGAACTACAGGCCCGCATCCAAGCCCAGCTGGCACTGAAGCCAGGCCTCATTGGCAATGCCAACATGGTGGGCTTGGCCAATCTCCATGCCATGGGTATTGCTCCCCC GAAAGTGGAGTTAAAAGATCAAACTAAACCTACACCACTGATTTTGGATGAGCAAGGTCGCACTGTAGATGCAACAGGCAAGGAGATTGAGCTGACGCACCGCATGCCTACTCTGAAGGCCAATATTCGTGCTGTGAAGAGAGAACAATTCAAGCAACAGCTGAAAGAAAAGCCATCAGAAGACATGGAGTCTAATACCTTTTTTGACCCCCGAGTCTCAATTGCCCCTTCACAGCGCCAGAGACGCACTTTTAAGTTCCATGACAAGGGCAAATTTGAGAAGATTGCCCAACGATTACGGACAAAG GCTCAACTGGAGAAGCTGCAGGCAGAGATCTCACAGGCAGCTCGAAAAACTGGCATCCATACTTCAACTAGGCTCGCCCTCATTGCTCCTAAGAAGGAGTTAAAGGAAGGAGATATTCCTGAAATTGAGTGGTGGGACTCTTATATCATCCCCAATGGCTTTGACCT TACAGAGGAAAATCCCAAGAGAGAAGATTATTTTGGAATCACAAATCTTGTTGAACATCCGGCCCAGCTGAACCCTCCAG TTGACAATGACACACCTGTTACTCTGGGGGTGTATCTTACCAAGAAGGAACAGAAGAAACTTCGAAGGCAAACAAGGAGGGAAGCACAGAAGGAACTACAAGAAAAAGTCAGGCTGGGTCTGATGCCTCCTCCAGAACCCAAAG TGAGAATTTCAAATTTGATGCGAGTATTAGGAACAGAAGCTGTTCAAGACCCCACGAAGGTAGAAGCCCATGTCAGAGCTCAGATGGCAAAAAGACAGAA AGCACATGAAGAGGCCAACGCTGCCCGAAAACTTACAGCAGAACAGAGAAaggtcaagaaaattaaaaagcttaAAGAAGACATTTCACAGGGGGTACACATATCTGTATATAG AGTTCGAAATTTGAGCAACCCAGCCAAGAAGTTCAAGATTGAGGCCAATGCTGGGCAACTGTACCTGACAGGGGTGGTGGTACTGCACAAGGATGTCAACGTGGTAGTAGTGGAAGGGG GCCCCAAGGCCCAGAAGAAATTTAAGCGTCTTATGCTGCATCGAATAAAGTGGGATGAACAGACATCTAACACAAAGGGAGATG ATGATGAGGAATCTGATGAGGAAGCTGTGAAGAAAACCAACAAATGTGTTCTAGTCTGGGAG GGTACGGCCAAAGACCGGAGCTTTGGGGAGATGAAGTTCAAACAGTGCCCTACAGAGAACATGGCTCGAGAGCACTTCAAAAAGCATTGCGCTGAACACTATTGGGACCTTGCGCTGAGTGAATCTGTGTTGGAGTCTACCGACTAA